Sequence from the Longimicrobiaceae bacterium genome:
GTCGCCCTCGTGACGGGGGCGGCCCGGGGGATCGGCGAGGCCGTGGCCCGCACCTTCGAGCGGGAAGGGGCGCGCGTGCTGGTGACCGACCTCGTCGAGCCCGCGTGGATCGCACCGATGGCCGCGGACCGGGTAGCGTACCGTCGCCTGGACGTGCGCGAGGAGGGGGACTGGGCTGCGGCCATGGAGGAGGTGCTGGACCGCTGGGGACGGCTGGACGTGCTGGTGAACAACGCCGGGATCACAGGCTTCGAGGCGGGCCCCGTCCCGCACGACCCGGAGCATGCGAGCCTGGAGGACTGGCGGGCGGTGCACCGCACCAACCTGGACGGGGTGTTCCTGGGGTGTAAGCACGCGATCCGGGCCATGCGGGCCACGGGGGAGGGCTCGATCGTCAACATCTCCTCCCGGTCCGGACTGGTGGGGATCCCGGCCGCGGCGGCGTACGCCTCCAGCAAGGCGGCCGTGCGCAACCACACCAAGACGGTCGCGCTCTATTGTGCCGAGCAGGGGCTGCGCATCCGGTGCAACTCGGTGCACCCGGCGGCCATCCTCACGCCCATGTGGGAGCCGATGCTGGGCGAGGGTCCGGAGCGGGAGGTCCGCATGCGCGAGCTCGTGCGGGACGTGCCTCTCGGCCGGTTCGGCACGGTGGAGGAGGTGGCGGCTCTCGTCGTCTACCTGGCCTGCGACGAGTCGGCATACGCCACGGGCGCCGAGTTCGTGCTGGACGGGGGCATTCTCGCGGGCCCCACCGCCACGCCGCGGGGCTGATCTCTCAACGTGGCGGTGGGGTACCGGTTCTGACCTGCCGGGGATCCGGGGCGGGGGAGCGGAGTGGACGTCCGGCTCCCCCGCTGCTCGCTCGCTCCGGGGGAGCTGGAAGCGTAGCCGTCCGCTCAGCGCGGCGAGCCGCGGGGAAGGACCACCACGCCCAGGGGGACGCGGCGCAGCCCCTCCCAGCGGTGCTCGCCGCCGTCCGCCTGCCGAAGCCACATCTGCCCCGAGATTCCCCCGTCCAGCGACACCGCCTTCCGGCACCCGAGCGCACCCATCAGCGCGGCCATCTCCGGGATGGTGAGGCCGAACGGCAGCTCGGAGAGCACGCCT
This genomic interval carries:
- a CDS encoding SDR family oxidoreductase → MGTRLKDRVALVTGAARGIGEAVARTFEREGARVLVTDLVEPAWIAPMAADRVAYRRLDVREEGDWAAAMEEVLDRWGRLDVLVNNAGITGFEAGPVPHDPEHASLEDWRAVHRTNLDGVFLGCKHAIRAMRATGEGSIVNISSRSGLVGIPAAAAYASSKAAVRNHTKTVALYCAEQGLRIRCNSVHPAAILTPMWEPMLGEGPEREVRMRELVRDVPLGRFGTVEEVAALVVYLACDESAYATGAEFVLDGGILAGPTATPRG